Genomic window (Streptomyces sp. SLBN-31):
TGACGGCTTTCCAGCCCACCGCTGCGTCGGCGGGTGCCGCCGCGCACAGGAGCGCGCCGGCCATGGCAGAAGTGACGGTCAAAGCTCTTAAGCGCACAACATATCCCTTCGCATGGATTGATCTGCTTTCCGCTCGTGAGCGGGTCGCGTCAGTTGCGGACCGATCATGCAAGGCAGCCCGGCGGCCGTGTTGGTGCTGCATCCACACTTCTTTGCCACTGCGTGCACCGCGAAAGCCCCTCCTTACGGCGGCAGGCCGGTACGGAGTTGGGGAAGAACAGGCCGCCTGCCGGCGCCGGTGAGGCGCACTCCCGGAGGCGCGCCGCGTTCGTACGTCCCTTCACACGGCGCCGCCGCCGAGACCTCGGAGTGGAACGGAGCCCGGGAGTCTCGATGATCACCGCGAGGTCGCTCGATGCCGTCGACATGCCGCTTCGTAAGCTGGTCGGTAGAAGTGAGAAGGAACGTGGCACGGAGCGGAGAGGCGGGCGGGGATGATCGGGGCCCTGTTCCACAGCGAGGATGTCCCGGTGCAGGACCGGTTCGACTGCTGGCGTGAACTGGTCGGCCGGACCCGTTCCAGTGAGGTGATCAGCCGCCATGTGGACGACTTCCACGCGGAGCACCGGCTGATGGAACTCGGTTCGGTGACCGTCTGGTCGTCGTCCTTCCTGCCTGCCCGGTTCCGGCGCAACGCACGGATGGTGCGGCAATCCGACCCAGAACTGCTGCACCTGTCCCTGTTGCTGCACGGAGAGCTGGCACTTGTCCATTCCGGCCAGACCCATACCTTCAAGGCCGGCGACATCCACGTGGTCAGCAGCTCGCAGCCCTACGACCTCCAGTCCGCGGACGCCGGCCACCGCCACGCGGTCCAAGGCATCGGCGTGGACATCCCGACAAGCCTGCTGCCCCTGCCGCAACACCGGATGAACCTGGTGCTGGGCCGCAGCCTGCCCGCACACAATGGACTAGGCGCCCTGACGACGCAGTTCCTCACCAGCATGCAGGCACAGGCCGACCTTCTGCAGCCGGCCGACGCGCCACGACTGGGCACCGTCGTGGTCGACCTGGTATCCGCCTGGCTGGCCCATGTCCTGGAAGCTGAAGCCGCCCTGCCACCGGAGACCCGCCAGCGGACTCTGGCGCGCCGCATCCAGACCTTCATCCAGCACAACCTGCACGACCCCGACCTGACACCACCAGTGATCGCCGCCGCGCACCACATCTCCCTCAGCTACCTCCACAAAATCGCCCGCGAGCACATGGGGGACGAACCGGTAGCGACCTCGATACGCCGCCGACGCCTGGAGGCAGCCCGCCGCGACCTGGCCGACCCCACACAACGGACCACGCCCATCCACGTGATCGCCGCCCGCTGGGGAATCGTCCGAGCCTCGGACTTCACACGCAGCTTCCGCGCCGCGTACGGCCTCTCACCCAAGGACTACCGGCATCGCGCCTTGTCGCACTACCCGTAGTGACCCCTCGCTGGTCGCCTCGGCTGGGAAGGTCGTCGAACAGGCCGCGGCCATCTCTCGCACCCGAGACGGTCGCACCAACACCTACCGGATCGGATCGAACCGGGCACGGCCTGCACCACCAGGCCGAGGCCGGACTGCCGTCACCGCCTACCGGGACGGGCGGGCGTACTCGGTGAGCTTCACGGCCGGACGCGGCCAGCTCATGGTGCTGCGTTCCAGTCGCCGATGCCGAGGGCAATCGGGCATATGAGCCAGGGGTGATGGTCGATGGTTCGGCTGGTCAGGTCCTTTCCGTGCGGTCACACTCCCGGAGGGAACGCTCCCCGGCGACGGCCATCTCGATTGGCCCGACCTCGCCACCATGGCACGCGAACTGGCTACCCGCCTTGACCTGGACGAATCCGCGGAGACCCGGCTTTACGACGCCTTCGCCGCCTGGCGGCGAGAGCTCCAGGCCTCCCTCGACACGGACGGCGACGGTCGCGTCAGCGCCGACGAGTACGCCGCAGCCGTACCGTCCCTCGCCGGTCCCGCGCTCATCCGCATGGCCGAGGTTCTTTTCGACGCCCCCGACAAGGCGCCTGACGGCCGGATCAGCCGTCCGGCTCTGCCGCTCAGGGGAACGCGGAACTTCCTCGAGCGGCAGGGCTTCCCGCCCGCGCGGTCGCCGTAACGGCTCTTGTGACACCAGTGACAGGACCGCGACACAAAGCCCCACAACTCTCAGCGGCCCTCCCCGGTCTGACTTGGCATGGACGGCGACGACCTGCCGTCCCGCCACGTCACCAACAGGGGGAACACCATGAAGTCGATCCGCCACAAGGCAGCTACCGCCGGCGCCCTTGCCGTCCTGGCCCTGGGCGGCACGCTCGCCGCGACGACGCCGGCTTCGGCCGCCACGGCCGGCGCCTACAACGGAGCGTGCGGCAAGGGGTACGAGGTCTTCATGGAGACGCCGATCCAGTCCTCGCAGAGGACCGTGGCGGCCACCACGTACGTGGCCTACAGCTCCGCGGACAAGCAGTGGTGTGCTGTCACGGTGCGCAACAAGCCCGGCGCCCGCGTGTTCATGGAGGTCACCCTGGACACCTGGCCGACCGGCAACCACCCGGCCAGGGACGCCGGCTCCTACACGACCTACGCCGGCCCGGTGTACAAGGACCTGCCCGAGCCCGGCCAGTGCATGACCTGGAGCGGTTCGATCGACATCTACTACAACTCCGACCAGGGCCTGTGCCCCTGACCCGACGGCCGGCGTTGTGGCCGACCCTCGGGTCGGCCACACCTACTGCCCCCGCGGCGGGAACATCCGCGGTCCACGGCAGGCTCTCACAACGGGGTCATGATCCGTTTGCGGCGCCCTCGATGTCCGCCGGGCGGTACGTCAGGGACACGAGGCCGGGGTCGTGGCCCGGGCCGGCGCTCACCAGCTCCCAGGTGCGGGACTGGGCGCCGGGCCGGTAGTAGGTGGTGCCGTCCACGAAGACGGGGACGACGGTCAGCGTCAGCTCGTCGACGAGGCCGGCGTCGCACAGGGTCTGGCCGAACTGCCCGTGCCCGTAGACGATCAGGTCCCGTCCTGGGGCCCGTTTGAGTTCGGCCACGGCTTTCGCGGGATCGTCGGCGATCACGCTCGTGTTGGTCCACTCCGCCTCCTGGAGTGTGGACGAGAACACGTACTTCCTCATCGCGTTGATGTGCTCGGCGTACGGGCCGGACGCGGCGGGCCACTGGCGGGAGAAGAGCTCGTAGGTCCGCCGGCCCATCAGCATCGCCTCGCTGCGCTGCAGGACCTTCAGGGAGTGCTCCGCGCTGCCGGGCCCGAAGTAGGGCCCGGCCCAGCGCAGCGGCTCACCGATCACACCGTTCAGGGACACGAGGGCGGTCTGCACGAGCCGCCGGGAGCTGTCGGAAATGGCGTTCATGGGAATTGGACTGCCGGCGCGCCCGGAATGCATCGGTGCCGGCGCCCACCGATGCATTCCTCCCGGTCGCCGAGTCCATACCCGTGACAACGCAACCGGAAGGACTCCCCATGACCACATCCGCCGCCCCCGGCAGGCCACCGGCGCTGCGCTGGGTCCTGGCCCTGACCGCTGTGGCCGGGCTCATCGTCGCCCTGGACCAGCTGGTCGTCGCCACCGCGCTGAACACCATCCGGCAGGACCTGGGCGCATCCATGGCCGAACTGGAGTGGACCGTCAACGCGTTCGGGCTCGGGTTCGCCGCCCTGCTCATCCCGGCGGCCGAGTTCGGCGACCGGATCGGCCGCAAGCGGGCCTACCTGTCGGGCCTGCTGCTGTTCGCCGCCGCCTCAGCGGCCTGCGCCCTCGCCCCCACGACGGGCGTCCTGATCGCGGCCCGCGCCGTCCAGGGTGCCGCGGCCGCCCTGCTGTCGCCGGCCGCGCTGGCGCTGCTCACCGAGGCCACCCCGCCCCGCCAACGCGGAGCCGTCATGGGTGTCTACGCGGCCGTGATGGGCCTCGCCGTCGTCGGCGGCCCGCTGGTCGGCGGCGCCGTGGCCGAGGGGCTCGCCTGGCAGTGGATCTTCTGGATCAACGTCCCGGTCATCGCGGTCGTGGTCCCCATCGCCCGCTCGGTGCTCACGGAGCACACCGGTCGGCCCGCCGCTCCCGACGTCCTCGGCATCGTGCTCGCGGCCGGCTCGATGTTCGCCCTGGTGTGGGCACTGGTGCGGTCCGGGTCCGCGGGCTGGGACAGCGCGGAGGTGTTGGGCACCCTGGTGGCCGGCCTGGTCACCCTGGCGGCCTTCGCCGTACGCCAGGCGACAGCCGAGCACCCCATGCTGCCCACCCGTCTGCTGCGGCAGTCGGCCTTCGCCGCGGGCAACCTCTCGACGCTGCTGCTGACCGCCTCCCTGTTCGGCACCGTCTTCTTCCTGGCGCAGTACCTCCAGGTCGCCCTCGGCCATTCGCCGCTGGGCGCGGGGCTGAGGTTCCTGCCGTGGACCGCGACGCTGTTCTTCGTCGCCCCGGTCGCGGGCCGGCTGCAGGACCGGATCGGTCCGCGCACCCTGATCTGCGCGGGGCTGTTCCTCCAGGGCGCGGGGATGCTGTGGATCGGCGTCAACGCCCACCAGCACCAGGGGTACGGCGCCTCCGTGGCCGCGCTCGTTCTGTCCGGGGTGGGTACCTCGATGGCCATGCCGGCCCAGCAGACGGCCGTCATGACCGCCGTACCCCCGGCCCTGATGGGCAAGGCCGCTGGCATGTTCAACACCGTGCGCCAGCTCGGCGGAGCCCTTGGCATCGCCGTCATGGCGGCGGTCTTCGGCTCGGTGGGCGGCGAGGACTCCCCGCTCGCCTTCGCGGACGGCTTCTCCGGGGCCATGATCGTCGGCGCCGCCCTGGCCTTCACCGGCGCCGCGTGCGGGCTGCTCGCACCCGGCCGTCCTCGCCCGGCCGCACCGCTCGGCGACGGCGCCGACCGGCCCGTACAGGAGGAACTCGGTGCCCACTGACGACTTCACCGCCCTCGCCGCCTCCTACCGGCACGAGCTGCTCGCCCACTGCTACCGGATGCTCGGCTCGGTGCACGACGCCGAGGACCTGGTCCAGGAGACACTGCTGCGCGGCTGGCGCGGGTACGACCGTTTCGACGGCCGCTCCTCCCTGCGCACCTGGCTGTACCGGATCGCCACCAACGCCTGTCTGTCGGAGCTGGCCGGCACCCACCGCAGGGTGCTGCCCTCGGGTCTGGGCACGGCCGCGGAGGACGGGGGCGCGGACCTAGTGCACGCCGACGAGGTCGCGTGGCTCACCCCGCTGCCGACTCCCGGGCGCACGGCACACGCGCAGGACCCCTCGGAGGTCACGGTCCTGCGCGCCAGCACCCGGCTCGCGCTGGTGGCCGCCTTCCAACGGCTGCCCGCCCGGCAGCGTGCCGCACTGCTGCTCGTCGACGTGGTCGGCTTCCGGATCGCCGAGGCCGCCGAGTTCCTCGGCACCTCCGTCAACGCCTGCCGCAGCCTGCTGCAACGCGCACGTGCCGCACTGGCCGCCGACCCGCCCGCCGAGGACGACATCCGCCCCGACCCCGAGGTGGACGAGGAGGTGCTGCGCCGCTACCTGGAGGCGTTCGAGGCCGCCGACACCCGGCGGCTGGCCGAACTGCTGCGCAGCGGCGTCACGTACGAGATGCCGCCGATCGCCACCTGGTTCCGCGGGCGGGAAGCCGTGTGCGACCACTGGACGCGCCGCGTCTTCAGCAAGCCGCGACGTGCCGTGCCCCTGTGGGCCAACGGCTGTCCGGCGATGGCCGTGTACATGGAGGACGCGGGCGGCGACATGCGGGCGCACGCCATCGAGGTACTGGAGACGCAGGGCGGTCAGGTCTCGAGGGTCGTGGTCTTCCTGCACCCCGAGTTGTTCCCGCACTTCGGCGTCCCGGACGTGCTGAGGGGAGCGAGCGTGTGAACTCCCGACGCCTCCCGGGCCCGCTCCAACCGCAGTTGATGACGCCCGGACCACAAAAACCGCCTGGGCCACACCCGTTGGATCTGCTCCACCAGGCAAGCGGCGCCGCACTGGACACCCTGCACCGGGCCGCCCTCGCCGACCCGGCCACACCCACCCCCTGCACCCGCTGGAACCTCGCCACCCTGGTGCGGCACCTCACCGACTCCACCGCCGCGACTCGTGAACTCCTCACCGGCCTGCCTCCCGGACCTCCGCCGCAGCCCGGCTGCGGGCCGGCCCGACACGAGCTGCACCACCTGCGGCTCGCCGTGCGGGACCTTCCCCGGGACCGCGCCGGCGTCCGCTGGGCTGCACTGTTGGCAAGTTACGAACTCGCCCTGCACGCCTGGGACATCAACCAGGCCACCGGGTGCCGCACCCGCCTCCCGCCGACCCTGGTCGACGCGCTGCTCGGCTCCGCACCCCTGGTCCTCGACGGCGTGGACCGCACCGACCTGTTCGCCTCTCCCTTGCCGCCGCCCCGTCCCGACCACCCCACCGCCCGACTGCTGGCCCTCTTCGGCCGACACGCCGAGCCCGCCCCCTGAGACCCGGACAGGACGATCCACGCCCCATGAACCCCACCCTCTCGGAAACCGACCTCCAGACCCCCGACGGCCGCCGACTGCACGTCTACGACACCGGCGCGGATGACGGCCCGGCCCGACTGACGGTCTTCTGGCACCACGGCACACCCAACCTGGGCAGCCCGCCCGCGCCCCTGCTGCCCGCCTCCCGGCACCTCGGCATCCACTGGATCTCCTACGACCGCCCCGGCTACGACGGTTCCACGCCCCTGCCCGGCAGGAGCATCGCGTCGGCCGCCGCCGACGTCCGCGTGATCGCCGACGCCCTGGACATCGAGCGCTTCGCCGTCCTGGGTCACTCCGGCGGCGGTCCGCACGCCCTGGCCTGCGCGGCCCTGCTGCCGCAGCGGGTACTCGGCGCGGTGAGCGTGGCCGGCCTGGCACCCTACGACGCGGAAGGGCTCGACTGGTTCGCCGGGATGAACGACTCCGGCCGAGCCTCCCTGACCGCGGCGGCCGCGGGCCGCGAGAGAAAGGCGCGCCACGAGGAGGAGGCCGTCTACGACCCCGCCATGTTCACCGCGGCCGACCACGCCGCACTCACCGGGGACTGGTCCTGGTTCGAGGAGGTCGTGACCCCGGCCCTGGCCGACGGCCCCGGCGGACTGATCGACGACGACCTGGCCTACGTCCA
Coding sequences:
- a CDS encoding MFS transporter yields the protein MTTSAAPGRPPALRWVLALTAVAGLIVALDQLVVATALNTIRQDLGASMAELEWTVNAFGLGFAALLIPAAEFGDRIGRKRAYLSGLLLFAAASAACALAPTTGVLIAARAVQGAAAALLSPAALALLTEATPPRQRGAVMGVYAAVMGLAVVGGPLVGGAVAEGLAWQWIFWINVPVIAVVVPIARSVLTEHTGRPAAPDVLGIVLAAGSMFALVWALVRSGSAGWDSAEVLGTLVAGLVTLAAFAVRQATAEHPMLPTRLLRQSAFAAGNLSTLLLTASLFGTVFFLAQYLQVALGHSPLGAGLRFLPWTATLFFVAPVAGRLQDRIGPRTLICAGLFLQGAGMLWIGVNAHQHQGYGASVAALVLSGVGTSMAMPAQQTAVMTAVPPALMGKAAGMFNTVRQLGGALGIAVMAAVFGSVGGEDSPLAFADGFSGAMIVGAALAFTGAACGLLAPGRPRPAAPLGDGADRPVQEELGAH
- a CDS encoding RNA polymerase subunit sigma-70, translating into MPTDDFTALAASYRHELLAHCYRMLGSVHDAEDLVQETLLRGWRGYDRFDGRSSLRTWLYRIATNACLSELAGTHRRVLPSGLGTAAEDGGADLVHADEVAWLTPLPTPGRTAHAQDPSEVTVLRASTRLALVAAFQRLPARQRAALLLVDVVGFRIAEAAEFLGTSVNACRSLLQRARAALAADPPAEDDIRPDPEVDEEVLRRYLEAFEAADTRRLAELLRSGVTYEMPPIATWFRGREAVCDHWTRRVFSKPRRAVPLWANGCPAMAVYMEDAGGDMRAHAIEVLETQGGQVSRVVVFLHPELFPHFGVPDVLRGASV
- a CDS encoding helix-turn-helix domain-containing protein, with amino-acid sequence MIGALFHSEDVPVQDRFDCWRELVGRTRSSEVISRHVDDFHAEHRLMELGSVTVWSSSFLPARFRRNARMVRQSDPELLHLSLLLHGELALVHSGQTHTFKAGDIHVVSSSQPYDLQSADAGHRHAVQGIGVDIPTSLLPLPQHRMNLVLGRSLPAHNGLGALTTQFLTSMQAQADLLQPADAPRLGTVVVDLVSAWLAHVLEAEAALPPETRQRTLARRIQTFIQHNLHDPDLTPPVIAAAHHISLSYLHKIAREHMGDEPVATSIRRRRLEAARRDLADPTQRTTPIHVIAARWGIVRASDFTRSFRAAYGLSPKDYRHRALSHYP
- a CDS encoding dihydrofolate reductase family protein → MNAISDSSRRLVQTALVSLNGVIGEPLRWAGPYFGPGSAEHSLKVLQRSEAMLMGRRTYELFSRQWPAASGPYAEHINAMRKYVFSSTLQEAEWTNTSVIADDPAKAVAELKRAPGRDLIVYGHGQFGQTLCDAGLVDELTLTVVPVFVDGTTYYRPGAQSRTWELVSAGPGHDPGLVSLTYRPADIEGAANGS
- a CDS encoding maleylpyruvate isomerase N-terminal domain-containing protein is translated as MDLLHQASGAALDTLHRAALADPATPTPCTRWNLATLVRHLTDSTAATRELLTGLPPGPPPQPGCGPARHELHHLRLAVRDLPRDRAGVRWAALLASYELALHAWDINQATGCRTRLPPTLVDALLGSAPLVLDGVDRTDLFASPLPPPRPDHPTARLLALFGRHAEPAP
- a CDS encoding alpha/beta fold hydrolase, whose amino-acid sequence is MNPTLSETDLQTPDGRRLHVYDTGADDGPARLTVFWHHGTPNLGSPPAPLLPASRHLGIHWISYDRPGYDGSTPLPGRSIASAAADVRVIADALDIERFAVLGHSGGGPHALACAALLPQRVLGAVSVAGLAPYDAEGLDWFAGMNDSGRASLTAAAAGRERKARHEEEAVYDPAMFTAADHAALTGDWSWFEEVVTPALADGPGGLIDDDLAYVHPWGADPATITCPLLLLHGGQDRIAPSTHARWLADRTPGSTLWLRPDDGHLSVLNSAVTALEWLVEHAKP